In a genomic window of Macadamia integrifolia cultivar HAES 741 unplaced genomic scaffold, SCU_Mint_v3 scaffold3291, whole genome shotgun sequence:
- the LOC122067975 gene encoding disease resistance protein RPV1-like isoform X1, producing MFDRHEAELIKTVVTMVLSELKKTSLVITDFLVGIQDHIKKMVKLLDVSSREVRIVGIHGIGGIGKTTIAKAIYNEISCHFENCSFLEDVRETCQQHKGLVQLQKQLIANILKRKDVDITSVDEGVNMIKERCCNKKVLIVLDDVDNLDQLRKLAHKRDWFGLGSRIIITTRDKHILNGPEVDEMYEPCELDCSQSFKLFSMHAFRRDRPPADYMDISIDVAQTAGGIPLAVEVIGSYLSGKNKAVWEDTLKKLRKIPHDQVQKKLRISYDGLDNEQKQIFLDIACFFIGMSKRIAVYFWDACGYFPQEGIDILLLRSLVKIGVNDELKMHSQLRDLGREIVRRENFQEPGERSRLWFHDEAWDVLKTCTGTRKVEGLRVGFGNGSEKNIVTNEEFAEMSKLRFLQIDYVIIAGDLKHHLSKLRWLSWKGCPYNFTPTNFHPEKLVVLDLSRSKVTEDWEGWNQMKMAKKLKVINLSGCYDLIKTPEFLPFPLLEELILEDCSNLVEIDTSIGYLKCLVFLNLKDCKSLVDLPISICGLNSLESLIMSGCTKLSRLPAGLDSLKALRELQIDETSIGQLSDSIALPKNLEILSARNCGFLTVLPTLIGRLRFLTDLALDKSQIVVLPDSIGSLLKLRRLSLRDCRSLRKIPDSIGQLESLVELNLIDAVITELPDSIGHLKSLIDVQLDGTQIIELPESVGLLVNLEKLSLSGCRSLRKIPDSIARLGSLDDLNLSRTGITEIPDAIGELKSLTDLKLGGTQIIELPDYWIAYDAARLIIT from the exons ATGTTTGACAGGCATGAAGCAGAGCTGATAAAAACAGTTGTTACAATGGTTTTGTCAGAGCTGAAAAAGACCTCCTTGGTCATTACAGATTTCCTAGTTGGAATTCAAGatcacataaaaaaaatggtgaagttGTTAGATGTTTCATCAAGGGAAGTGCGGATTGTGGGGATCCATGGCATTGGCGGCATTGGCAAGACGACTATTGCCAAGGCTATCTACAATGAAATATCTTGTCACTTCGAAAATTGTAGCTTCCTTGAAGATGTCCGAGAAACGTGTCAACAACACAAGGGGCTGGTTCAGTTGCAAAAGCAGCTGATCGCTAATATTCTGAAACGGAAGGATGTGGACATTACTAGTGTTGATGAAGGAGTCAATATGATCAAAGAAAGATGTTGCAATAAGAAAGTTCTCATTGTCCTTGATGATGTAGATAACTTGGATCAACTAAGAAAATTAGCACACAAGcgtgattggtttggtttgggaaGTCGGATCATAATTACAACAAGGGATAAACATATTCTAAATGGACCTGAAGTAGATGAGATGTATGAGCCTTGTGAACTAGATTGTAGTCAATCTTTTAAGCTTTTTAGCATGCATGCTTTTAGAAGGGACCGACCTCCAGCTGACTACATGGATATCTCAATAGATGTAGCTCAAACTGCTGGAGGGATTCCTTTGGCTGTTGAGGTCATAGGTTCCTATTTATCTGGCAAGAATAAAGCAGTATGGGAAGATACATTaaagaaattgagaaaaattcCCCATGATCAAGTCCAGAAAAAGTTGAGAATAAGTTATGATGGATTAGATAATGAACAGAAACAAATATTTCTTGATATTGCCTGTTTTTTCATTGGAATGAGTAAAAGAATTGCAGTTTACTTCTGGGATGCCTGTGGATATTTTCCTCAAGAAGGAATCGACATTCTTCTTCTCCGGTCTCTAGTAAAGATTGGTGTCAATGATGAGCTGAAGATGCACAGTCAGCTCCGAGATCTTGGTAGGGAAATTGTTCGTAGGGAAAATTTCCAGGAGCCGGGGGAGCGTAGTAGGTTGTGGTTCCATGATGAAGCTTGGGATGTATTGAAGACTTGCACG GGAACTCGAAAAGTCGAAGGCCTGCGCGTTGGCTTTGGAAATGGATCGGAGAAGAATATTGTTACGAATGAAGAATTCGCTGAAATGTCAAAACTACGGTTTCTCCAAATAGATTATGTGATCATTGCAGGAGACCTTAAGCATCATCTTTCAAAGTTGAGATGGCTTAGTTGGAAAGGATGTCCTTATAATTTTACACCAACCAATTTTCATCCTGAAAAATTAGTTGTTCTTGATTTATCACGGAGCAAAGTCACAGAAGATTGGGAGGGTTGGAATCAGATGAAG ATGGCAAAAAAGTTGAAAGTTATCAATCTTTCAGGTTGCTATGACCTAATAAAAACACCAGAATTTTTACCCTTCCCACTTTTGGAGGAATTGATTCTTGAAGACTGTAGTAATTTGGTTGAGATTGACACATCCATTGGATATCTCAAGTGTTTGGTTTTCTTGAATTTGAAGGACTGCAAAAGCCTTGTAGATCTTCCAATCAGTATTTGTGGGCTAAATTCTCTTGAAAGTCTTATTATGAGCGGCTGCACTAAACTAAGCAGGTTGCCGGCAGGATTGGATTCATTGAAAGCTTTGAGAGAGCTTCAAATTGATGAAACTTCCATAGGACAATTATCCGATTCCATAGCCCTTccaaaaaatcttgaaattctAAGTGCGAGAAACTGTGGATTTTTGACTGTATTGCCTACTTTAATTGGCCGACTAAGATTCCTGACAGACCTTGCATTGGATAAGTCACAAATTGTTGTGTTGCCAGACTCAATTGGATCCCTCTTGAAACTACGGCGTTTGTCATTGCGTGATTGCAGATCATTGAGAAAAATTCCAGATTCAATTGGGCAATTGGAGTCATTAGTTGAGCTCAACTTGATTGATGCAGTAATTACAGAGCTACCAGATTCGATTGGTCACCTGAAATCCTTGATAGATGTTCAATTGGATGGAACGCAAATCATTGAGCTACCTGAGTCTGTTGGACTGTTGGTCAATCTTGAAAAGTTGTCATTGTCTGGTTGTAGATCATTGAGAAAAATTCCTGATTCCATTGCAAGACTTGGATCACTAGATGATCTTAACTTGAGTAGGACGGGGATTACTGAGATACCCGATGCAATTGGCGAGCTAAAATCCTTGACAGATCTTAAATTGGGAGGCACGCAAATCATTGAACTTCCAGACTATTGGATTGCTTACGATGCTGCAAGGCTTATCATTACATAA
- the LOC122067975 gene encoding disease resistance protein RPV1-like isoform X2: MVLSELKKTSLVITDFLVGIQDHIKKMVKLLDVSSREVRIVGIHGIGGIGKTTIAKAIYNEISCHFENCSFLEDVRETCQQHKGLVQLQKQLIANILKRKDVDITSVDEGVNMIKERCCNKKVLIVLDDVDNLDQLRKLAHKRDWFGLGSRIIITTRDKHILNGPEVDEMYEPCELDCSQSFKLFSMHAFRRDRPPADYMDISIDVAQTAGGIPLAVEVIGSYLSGKNKAVWEDTLKKLRKIPHDQVQKKLRISYDGLDNEQKQIFLDIACFFIGMSKRIAVYFWDACGYFPQEGIDILLLRSLVKIGVNDELKMHSQLRDLGREIVRRENFQEPGERSRLWFHDEAWDVLKTCTGTRKVEGLRVGFGNGSEKNIVTNEEFAEMSKLRFLQIDYVIIAGDLKHHLSKLRWLSWKGCPYNFTPTNFHPEKLVVLDLSRSKVTEDWEGWNQMKMAKKLKVINLSGCYDLIKTPEFLPFPLLEELILEDCSNLVEIDTSIGYLKCLVFLNLKDCKSLVDLPISICGLNSLESLIMSGCTKLSRLPAGLDSLKALRELQIDETSIGQLSDSIALPKNLEILSARNCGFLTVLPTLIGRLRFLTDLALDKSQIVVLPDSIGSLLKLRRLSLRDCRSLRKIPDSIGQLESLVELNLIDAVITELPDSIGHLKSLIDVQLDGTQIIELPESVGLLVNLEKLSLSGCRSLRKIPDSIARLGSLDDLNLSRTGITEIPDAIGELKSLTDLKLGGTQIIELPDYWIAYDAARLIIT; the protein is encoded by the exons ATGGTTTTGTCAGAGCTGAAAAAGACCTCCTTGGTCATTACAGATTTCCTAGTTGGAATTCAAGatcacataaaaaaaatggtgaagttGTTAGATGTTTCATCAAGGGAAGTGCGGATTGTGGGGATCCATGGCATTGGCGGCATTGGCAAGACGACTATTGCCAAGGCTATCTACAATGAAATATCTTGTCACTTCGAAAATTGTAGCTTCCTTGAAGATGTCCGAGAAACGTGTCAACAACACAAGGGGCTGGTTCAGTTGCAAAAGCAGCTGATCGCTAATATTCTGAAACGGAAGGATGTGGACATTACTAGTGTTGATGAAGGAGTCAATATGATCAAAGAAAGATGTTGCAATAAGAAAGTTCTCATTGTCCTTGATGATGTAGATAACTTGGATCAACTAAGAAAATTAGCACACAAGcgtgattggtttggtttgggaaGTCGGATCATAATTACAACAAGGGATAAACATATTCTAAATGGACCTGAAGTAGATGAGATGTATGAGCCTTGTGAACTAGATTGTAGTCAATCTTTTAAGCTTTTTAGCATGCATGCTTTTAGAAGGGACCGACCTCCAGCTGACTACATGGATATCTCAATAGATGTAGCTCAAACTGCTGGAGGGATTCCTTTGGCTGTTGAGGTCATAGGTTCCTATTTATCTGGCAAGAATAAAGCAGTATGGGAAGATACATTaaagaaattgagaaaaattcCCCATGATCAAGTCCAGAAAAAGTTGAGAATAAGTTATGATGGATTAGATAATGAACAGAAACAAATATTTCTTGATATTGCCTGTTTTTTCATTGGAATGAGTAAAAGAATTGCAGTTTACTTCTGGGATGCCTGTGGATATTTTCCTCAAGAAGGAATCGACATTCTTCTTCTCCGGTCTCTAGTAAAGATTGGTGTCAATGATGAGCTGAAGATGCACAGTCAGCTCCGAGATCTTGGTAGGGAAATTGTTCGTAGGGAAAATTTCCAGGAGCCGGGGGAGCGTAGTAGGTTGTGGTTCCATGATGAAGCTTGGGATGTATTGAAGACTTGCACG GGAACTCGAAAAGTCGAAGGCCTGCGCGTTGGCTTTGGAAATGGATCGGAGAAGAATATTGTTACGAATGAAGAATTCGCTGAAATGTCAAAACTACGGTTTCTCCAAATAGATTATGTGATCATTGCAGGAGACCTTAAGCATCATCTTTCAAAGTTGAGATGGCTTAGTTGGAAAGGATGTCCTTATAATTTTACACCAACCAATTTTCATCCTGAAAAATTAGTTGTTCTTGATTTATCACGGAGCAAAGTCACAGAAGATTGGGAGGGTTGGAATCAGATGAAG ATGGCAAAAAAGTTGAAAGTTATCAATCTTTCAGGTTGCTATGACCTAATAAAAACACCAGAATTTTTACCCTTCCCACTTTTGGAGGAATTGATTCTTGAAGACTGTAGTAATTTGGTTGAGATTGACACATCCATTGGATATCTCAAGTGTTTGGTTTTCTTGAATTTGAAGGACTGCAAAAGCCTTGTAGATCTTCCAATCAGTATTTGTGGGCTAAATTCTCTTGAAAGTCTTATTATGAGCGGCTGCACTAAACTAAGCAGGTTGCCGGCAGGATTGGATTCATTGAAAGCTTTGAGAGAGCTTCAAATTGATGAAACTTCCATAGGACAATTATCCGATTCCATAGCCCTTccaaaaaatcttgaaattctAAGTGCGAGAAACTGTGGATTTTTGACTGTATTGCCTACTTTAATTGGCCGACTAAGATTCCTGACAGACCTTGCATTGGATAAGTCACAAATTGTTGTGTTGCCAGACTCAATTGGATCCCTCTTGAAACTACGGCGTTTGTCATTGCGTGATTGCAGATCATTGAGAAAAATTCCAGATTCAATTGGGCAATTGGAGTCATTAGTTGAGCTCAACTTGATTGATGCAGTAATTACAGAGCTACCAGATTCGATTGGTCACCTGAAATCCTTGATAGATGTTCAATTGGATGGAACGCAAATCATTGAGCTACCTGAGTCTGTTGGACTGTTGGTCAATCTTGAAAAGTTGTCATTGTCTGGTTGTAGATCATTGAGAAAAATTCCTGATTCCATTGCAAGACTTGGATCACTAGATGATCTTAACTTGAGTAGGACGGGGATTACTGAGATACCCGATGCAATTGGCGAGCTAAAATCCTTGACAGATCTTAAATTGGGAGGCACGCAAATCATTGAACTTCCAGACTATTGGATTGCTTACGATGCTGCAAGGCTTATCATTACATAA